The Oncorhynchus kisutch isolate 150728-3 linkage group LG10, Okis_V2, whole genome shotgun sequence region CCAAACCTCTTGATGAGGTGTGAAATCAACACCTGGACCATGGGCTGTGTCTTCTTGATTGTGGTTCAGAGGGGCAGATAGCCTAGTGATTAAGTGCCTTGGGCCAGTATTTACTTTGCCATAGTTCTTTTCAAAGTATTTTGTTTTCTGCAGTTTTTTCATAGAGGTCACTGTTTGAATACCCGAGCCGACTAGATGTGCCCTTGAGTAAtgcacttaactctaattgcttATTTAAGTCACTTTAGATAAGAGTTTCTCCTAAATGAcagaaatgtaaatgtaatgcaTAGCCCTCCATTGAGGCTGGCCGCAATGGCTTTGCCctccagtgttgtctgggttcaAAACAGTTCCATTTGAGTCTTACATATGATCTGCAGGTAATAAGAGAACTTACAAATAATGCCATAACAGTCTAGTGCTGTTCCAACAGGTTCTGCTGGTATATAATGCAGTGCCTTAAAGAAGAATATAAAAAAGTAATCAGTCACTGTTTCATATAGTCATACTACATGATAGATACAACCTACAACAGCCATCCTGACAGCATAAGGAAGTCACTGGAAgccacattttatttatttttatttaacctttatttaactaggcaagtcagttaaagaacaaattcttatttaaaatgacggcctacttGTAAAGCCTCCccgtccaaaccctcccctaacccagacgatgctgggccaattgtgcacccccctatgggactcccgatcatggccagttgtgaaaCAGCCAgagatcgaacctgggtctgtagtgacgcctctagtgagtaaaatggtcacacttagaccactgagccactcgggaggccacatTGAGATGGTATACTGCACATAGATGTGAGAAGAGATCTTTACAGTTATCTGCAACTTTTTACAATTCTTAAATAACATACCGCATCCATGCATTGATTGGGGTAACAGATCTTTGTGATGCAGGGCTTTACAgtgtgaccattttactcgcaaATAGATGTGTGAACTGAAAAAGTAAAGTATGAGCAAGTGCAAGTTGTGATTTATAGCGAAAACCTTACTGCCGTAGTTATTTTGAAAGTATGTAACTACTtagaggaagggtaccaaaacattttgaaACTAAGATAGGTAAAGACAACCACATATTACAGTTGCATATTTCATTACTTAAATAATTTCTAAACAAAAACAATAGCCTACATATTTCTGCAAAAAATTAGTACGGGATGGGAGTGATTTTTAAGGGAAGGGACAGGAAAGTGCAGGGGTTATAGAAGTTTTGCGggatcaggacagtacaggaAAATAATTGACAGGACAAGACGGTATAAAATGAATTTTCACTCCTCTAAGGATCTTAAGGGGCTAAAAAAATGATTTTTCACTGTCTTAATTTCTACAACTATTACTATTCTATTACTGCAGCCGAAGCATCACCGGAGTGGGTGCTTCACTGTTGGCAATGGAGGATCAGCTACCTACGGAGGAGAGGCTACTATGGAGGATCAGCTACCTACGGAGGAGAGGCTGCTATGGAGGATCAGCTACCTACGGAGGAGAGGCTACTATGGAGGATCAGCTACCTACGGAGGAGAGGCTGCTATGGAGGATCAGCTACCTACGGAGGAGAGGCTACTATGGAGGATCAGCTacctacagaggagaggctgctATGGAGGAACTGGGAACGTCGGACAAAGAGATGGGCCTTGATGAAGACTTTCaccctggctgtactgtaccatcgATACGCCATCCACTCAACCCATACTGACTTTTCCAAACTGCCTTAACTAAATGTGTTTTTCCATCTTTAATTCGTTGTTCATTGATGAAGTATgtattttgttaacaagaagaccacaatggaaataagtttCAAAAGTTTTTTTTGTTATCCTCGATAGTTTGCAAATGCATTGTATGGCCTATTGATTAACGAAACacattatttatattattattagttttATTTTGTGTTAGAATTGGCCATTTACCTTGAAACATTATCATTATAATGTTATTACATTGTTGTGTCTCAATTGGCCACTAGGCTATAAACAGGAGCTAAGCACATTGGTCAGCTTGATGTCGAAACGTCAGTGACCTGCTTGCATCCTGTACAATGGATtaaaagtggaactgacagcattttagcaacatgaaatcttattaaAATGTGTTCTTATACACCCCAAGGAAGAATATGACACCCTTATTTTTGTTAACTATTTGACAAGTGAGCACTTATATATGGTCATTTTCATGTTCTCATAAAATCACATAATGTGATAATGTGATTTTGTGTGAATCACATAATGACATATGTTAGTATGAATTACATATGTTATCTTAGTATTTTTAATTATACAGACTTGTCTTGTGTGACTTAGTCATAAATCTGAGCGTACAGATTTATGAGCTGCTTGGGTACGACCACAGTATGTGACCTCCTGTGTTTACGATCGGCAGGAATTTATCTATGTGGGAAGTACAGTGAGGCACAGAGAGGGGTGACGATATCAGCTATCTTGATCTACACAGACAAGGAAATTACTTTTTACAACTCTGTTCCCAGGGCCTGTTTCTGCACATATGCTAACTGTCACAAAGATAAAAGGATGTACTTTCTATAAAAGGAGAAAGACAGCTCTGTTCATTGTACTTTTCAACTCTGACTATTCTTAGTGATTGTTGATTGCTTCATTGTTGCAAATCTTATAATAAAGTTGTTTTGAAGAATAGTCTTTCTCCTTTTGGTTAGAGATTCCACAAAAATTGGAGACGAGGATGAGATGGCTTACTCCGCTTGCTGATTGATCCCGGGGAGACAGAGGTTAACTGTGCGCAGGGGCTGGGTTAGACGTGGCAGGGAGCGCCACACTCCGACTAAGTGGAGCAGGATGGGGCCCGCCTCGGACCGGCAGGGAGCGTCATTGAGTGGATACGCCATTCCGAACATACAGAGTTAAGGGTGAGACTGATTTTCTTAAACGCAACCTCCAATTGGGGAAAGTTCTAGGAACTTTTAAAATCCTGTTCTAAGAACTTTTTGAAAATCCTGTTATAGGAATAGGTCACGGTTTGGCGATACCAGGACAGAGTCCTGATGAAAGAGATTCCAGAATAAAATCCCGAGGTAGTGTAGAGATACCAGGGAAAAGTCCTGAAGATATATGCCACGGGTTGCGATCgtaagtgtcacgacttccgccaaagttggtccctctccttgttcggacgtcaccggtcttctagccatcgccgctccacctttcattttccatttgttttgtcttgttttcctgcacacctggtttacgtCTCCTCATAATTACTAtgtgtatttagccctctgttccctccatgtCTGTATGGGGTATTGTTTATTGTCGAGGTTGGCACGCTCCCGGCTGGTTAGCGCCAGGtttacctgtgttttgtgggagcCGGTACTTTATACTTTgtttgtggtactttgtgctgcctTTGTTTTGGGCATTTGGTATTGGTGACGCTGTTGCATTCTGGTCTTAATACTTGCCTCAGTAAAGTACTTCgtgttcactcatctctgctctcctgcgcctgaattctatgcaccagctacacccaccttTGACAGTAAGATGTAAATGCATGAGCTATGGGATTCCAGGACAGGATCCTGAGGTACAAGTCAAAAATATTCCTGCAGgttagaaaaatataaaaatgtattaatcAGTGTGCTGGTAAAACAGTTAATTATGATTGGGAAACCAGCTATAGATTTAAAAATACTTGGGAAATTTGCATAACTACCATGTGGGTATGAAATGTAAAATTACATAGaataaatcaaaaataaataataactctCATTTGAATTATAAGAAAGGGAGACGTTCCTAATTAAAAACTATGGGTttcgtgtgtttgtgtctgagtgtgtgtgtgtgtatagacagagtTTCACAATGGGAGCCAAAAGCAGTAAGGGAGACCCTTGTCTACCCGATCCGTTGACTGGACCGGTGAAAATAATGGCGGCTAAGGGGGCAGGGACATTCTGGAACAGGTCCCGCTCTGGCACAAAGTAGAAGATTTTACTTTAAAAGGCACATTGAGTGAAGTTTTATTAGCAGAATGTAGAAAGAAGTTACAGGGCGGGACAACAAGCACTACAGGAGAAGAACTTGGCTTGTTACAACTGTGGAAAAGAGGGACATTTCACTAGAAAGTGTCCAAACCCAAGTGAGCCAGGGGCAGCAGGGGGAGGTTGGAAAAACGGACCTCCACCAAAAACCACCCTTTACAACCCATATATGGACTGACGCGAGGTAGAGACAGTTGACACTCTTGGATAGCATTTAAAGATTTTTTCAAACCTCCATGAGGAGCCGAGGGTTAGTCTATTTGTCAATGGTGAGTTTTTTGTGCCCTGCTCGCAGCAccaactgttaggttctaaataaacAGAGTAAAAACTCACAGATTAGTAAACTagtaaagctcaaaccaagtttattcacccactgggtcacACAGCTGCATAAGACAAAGACATTTACACAATGTAAGGAGTCTCCTCCTTACACATCTGAACAGACAATGCTACAGTGCTCAGGTCCTCTGTTACTAGACAGGACTTGAGTGATGCCTGTTCtttctcacttcatctgacctgacctcagcCCAAATTCCTCACTCTTCCTCAACTCACGGCTGTCCTTTTGACTTGTACCAGACTGTGGCCCTACATGCTAAATAAAGGACACATAAACGTTATGGTGGATTAAAACAAATGATTAATGATTGGAGGGAGGACAGTGAACTTATCATTATCCTGTTTTGTTTGTAATTAAGACTTTTGGGTTGCTGAGATGTAGCATAGTGAATACTAACAAAATGTATACTTTCTCTTCCAGGAGAGGATGGGGTGTCATTATCTCTCGCTTTGAAATGTTTCCAGAGACTGTGTCTTGGGAGAGCAGTTAGTGGAATTCTGCAGTTTTATAAGTATAAAGGTATCTGGATCCGGCCGTAAAAGGAGAGCCCAGATGGTCTTGCCCAGAAGTATGGTCTTGCCATTTCTTTGTTTTTTTAACTCTATGTTTTAACACACacattgctgttgttgtttttgaaaAAGAAAAAAGCGTTCACTACGACCTCGTCTTTCACCACTCCTACCTGTGATCTGAGTCCAAGCTGGCATGAGTCCTGAGACCGTGCATgtggagtgagcatggagagagatcaCATCCAAACTTCGCTCATGCTGCTGGTGTGCTGGTGGGAAAAAGGACCAGACAGAATTTACTGTACAGATTGACAGCTCAGGTGAGAGATTTGTGTGCTTGGGAAAATGTGATTATCCCACAGATATTGAAATTGGGACATTATCAAGGGCCATCAATGGTGACAGGCATGAGTTACATATGTGCCGTTGAAAAAATTAACTGTAATGCTATCTGAAGAAGAAAATGAAGATACTTACAGATACCAGTGTTTCAGGTTAGGCAGTGTGCCCTCAAAAACACCTTTTAAGCCCAAGTCCACCTTTTGTCCCATTGTCCAGAATGCCACACTAAATACATTTGCCAAGAAGTTGAAATTTGATGTGGAGAATCTGTTTAAGGATAAAATTGACTCTAACCAAACACAATGTAACCTTTCTAAAACAGAGATGCAGTTGAATCATTGTCCAAAAATTTATGGATTATGGTTAAAAAAGCAGACAAATGTGGCGCAACAGTAGTGTGGAGTAAAGACAAATATGTGACAGAAGCCTACTGTCAATTAGACAATGATGAATTCTACCAATCTTTTACCTGCAACCCTACAGAGGACCTAAACACTGAATTGAAAGGGATCCTCACAGAAGCTAAGGAGAATGGCTACATTTCAGACAATGAGTTCaaatttattttcaatgacagtctgCATATGGCttcttttatttgtattttttaatctTCTGCCAAAAGTCCACAAGAATCTTGAAAACCCCCCAAGTGGTTCCCCGctgcttttgtggcgcgatgggtaacgatgcttcgagggtggcagttgatgtgtgcagaggatccctggttcgagcccaggttggggcgaggagagggactgaagctatactgttacacaggcAGTAAAAATGGCAAAGGTAGTTTGCATTCATCAATCTTTAGGAAGCCTACAGAtggctcctctctaggtttcttcctaggttctggcctttctagagagtttttcctagccaccgtgcttctacacctgcattgcttgctgtttggggttttaggctgggtttctgtacagcacttggtGACATCAACTGATTTAAGAAGGgctatttaaatacatttgattgattgattaccaTTCTGAGAGCAGACAGTTTTCACCCCAAAATGCTAAAAGAGAATATGGCCAATTCCAAAGAGAATTTGCGATCAGGAAACAGACTACAGTGTCAAATCTGCTGAATTGGAGAATCGTTCTTGAATCGGGGCTACAGTGCTCAGGTCCTGAAAGATGCAGGTATAAGGACCGCACGACTTGACAGAGAGAACTTGTCGCAAAGGGCAGTGCCTCCTGATGTATCAGAGAGAGTGTACTTTGTTACAAAATACAGCCCTGAAGCAGAGAACATTAAAATAATCATTACAAATAATTGGGGAATCATCCAAAGTGATACGCTACAACGCCAAGTCTTcccagagccaccagtcataaGCTTTAAGAGATGTCCTACCCTAAATTACAAATTAGTTCACAGCTATCTTCCTGGTGGCTAGACCACAAATCCAAGGGCTCTTTTAAGTGCAACCATTGCAGAAATATTGCACAGaattttttgtttgttgacaCAGCTTCTAAAATGGAGTATCAAGTCAAGCATTTCTTTAACTGCAAAACCACTCATGTCATCTACAGATAGGAATATCCACTGTGCAAGGGCTTTGTGCTCTGTTTTATTGGGAGAGGGCAACTATACTAGACCTAGCCCTACGGACATAAAGACTTCCTGTTGGAGAGCAGTGGTAGAGGAACTGTCCGAGTGCTATTGTCATAACTCGCGGCCTGTCCATGGGCATGaacgtttctgtgtgtgtgtaaaaacaaaGGAATGTTGCAGAGTCTTTCTGCCCCCAAGGCTGTCTTATCTATACATTAGCAAGACTGTGTGCAGGATTCCTGTTTTTTGTACTGTAAGAAGCAATGTCTCCATCACGCTTCGGCAGTATTGCTTTCATCTATCCTGTCTTGGCTGGTCCTTGAAGAGGAGTGAACAATGGCAGGAGGAAGGGAACAGCTTTCTGGAGTGAAATGCAACCCTGATCAGTCAGTTCTTTAGTTTCAATGTTTGTCCTCTCGTCAAAACCAGAAAGACAAAAAACAGCTGTTCATCAGGACCTTGATTAGCTGACTAGAACCTTCATTGACAGTTGGGGTGATCTACTATCTGTAAAAGCACTAATTCAGGGCTGTTTTACTAGTTCAAAACTTGACATTTTGTCTACAGCTTACAAGCATAGCTTAAGAAAGCAGAAAACAAAATTCCAATATCAGGTGACAGGTTTTACcctttgtattttttatttgctgAGTATCTTAAACTGCAGTAGGGATTCTCTCTGTCTTTGACGTAGGTGAGATATACTATTTGCTTGGTGACTGCATGCATACTGGTCAGGTAGGCAGTAAAACTGATGAGTCTTCAGAGGTTGGCTCTCTAGGTCTACTGTCTGATAGAGATGGGTATAAAGTCTGCAGACTGATATTATTTTCGATGTCTATCTATGTCTCTTATTTTAAACTGGCTAATAATTGAAATGTTGATTTACAATCATTTACAAGTGCCTTCTACATTTAAAGTTTCCTAGTATACCACCTCTTTAGAATACCATGGTGATTGATTTAACAAGGTGCACCTTTAAAATGTAATATattggagagggaggcagggagtaGGCTAAAGATTTGCACATGTCACCTTGGTTTACACTTCCCAGTGTAGAGTTCTACACCATGTGTGCGATTTAAACCAGAGATCAAATCACTAGAGAAGCTTGGACAGGACACAATATGGATGCCTATACCAACCTGAGGCAGTGTGACAGTCAGTTGCATTGAAGCTTagtgttattttattttaactaggtaagtccgttaacaacaaattcttatttacaatgacggtctaccggggaacagtgggttaactgccttgttcagggggcagaacgacagatttttaccttgtcagctcggggattggatccagcaaactttcggttatttggccaacgctctaaccactaggctacctgaatgTAGCCCATAAGGGAAATAGCAAGTGGAATAATTTACCTGCTGCGCAACCTGGCTATAGAATGGTTTGTCCTAGTCGAGTCCCATAGTGTTGTCCTTGCTTGCGATTGGTCATCTCCCAACTGTTGCACTAGACATGAACATGATTTGTGTATTCAGCATTTACCGCATTTGTGTTGAGCACATTTTGCCTTACAGTTTACGTCAAAAGGTACTCGTGTAGTAAATTAAACTGACCTCTACATTTACATGGTGTAAATAATGAGTGGTACATCCTACATGCATTAAATTAATTATGGAAAATGTAGTACGACAAAGTACATGAAGTCGTCCTAGCAGTGTATTGGAAGTATTGCATACACTACATATCCTAGCTTGCACTGCGTCGACAGCAGTCGTGTGTTGGTTCTCCAAGATGGCGTCGTTGGGAAGGAGGCGCGGTGTCCAAGTCAACAGGGAGAGGTCAGTTATACTCAACCATTGCCATAATCACGACTATTATTATCCAATGTCTATTTTATGATACGCCACACATCCACTATTCCAACATAAGGCTTTTAAAAGCAAAATGCAGCTGTCACTTTCCCGAATTCCTTCCTCCATAACTGCTCATGTGATGTTTTGATTAGCATGTTTGCTAGCCTGTTCATCAAAGCTTCAAAATCAAGTTCTGGATAGGTTAGCTACCCAACTAAAATAGTGTAAAAACATGCCGTAACGTTACAAAGTAGATATACGACCGATATTGATATGCGCTAGTATAACAACGTTTACTCACCGCTTGCAATTTACGTATTAGCTAGTTTTCAGAGCAGCAAGCTTCCAAACAGCGGTGGAGCTAATCAATGTAACGTTACGCAAAGCTGCGTCCAATACAGCTCAACAACTAATATAGATGTTACTGGAATTGTTGAAACAATTGTGAATGATCAACATGTTCGCTAACCCCGGGTTTTGTttacgctagctagctaacagtagttaGCTACTTGATGGGTTCGTTCGTAATTCGCTCTGGCGTGTCTGACTCGGTGTGCTCAGCCAgggtgaatttacgaacgcaggCTTATTTAGCTAACCATGTGAACCTTGTTAGAAGCTAGTTAGCACTCTTGCGCGGGGCATAATGTTTGCAAAGTGGAGGATTCGAGTTTTACACGTGAGTATAGCTTTATTTGTTTTCTCCCCCATATTGTTTATTGCCCATAGCTACGTTAGCATTAATACCATAGCTTATTACTAATAGGCAACTTGACAGTGACTGATGCCTAGTTGGTGAACTCTGAGAATTTTAAACGCGAGAACATACCCTACTTTCCCTTTGATTCAACAGCTCTTATTTATGTCAAACATGCACAGGCAACACATGTCAAAGTAACACAAAAGTGTCTTGTTTTTACCATACATTGTGCTGAAAAAGTTGTTGTGCAGTAATCTGATATCAAGGTCATGGACTATATGTCAATTTTAAAAAAGTAATGTTCCCCTTATTTCTTCACAAGTGGTATTCATCttatctttttttatttcaccttttatttaaccaggtaggctagttgagaacaagttctcatttgcaactgcgacctggccaagataaagcaaagcagttcgacacatacaacaacagagttacacatggaataaacaaacatacaatcaatgatacagtagaaaaagtctatacagcatgtgcaaatgaggtaggataagggaggtaaggcaataaatagatcAATCTTTACATCATCATTAAAAAATGGTGCAACCACTTGCCTTAGGCCCCGAAGCTGCACTATTGATATGAAGCTTGGAAAATAATGATCTTTTCCATCTACTTACTATTTATAATCTCCTCTTTCTGTGCACAGGGGAGTGATGGCGGCAACGGACTGCTACATCGTTCACGAGATCTACAACGGGGAGAATGCGCAGGACCAGTTTGAGTACGAGCTGGAGCAGGCACTGGAGGCACAGTACAAGTACATTGTGATCGAGCCCACACGCATTGGCGACGAGACGGCCCGCTGGATCGCCGTGGGCAACTGCCTGCACAAGATGGCCGTGCTGTCTGGTACCGCCTGCCTCCTGACGCCGCTCTCACTACCGCCCGAGTACTCGCGCTACGTAGCACTGCCCACTGGTGCCCTCAGCATGGCATGCTCCACCCTCTATGGAATCTCCTGGCAGTTCGATCCCTGCTGCAAGTACCAGGTGGAGTACAACAGCCAAAAACTCTCGCGGCTGCCCCTGCACACACTCACCTCCTCCACGCCAGTGGTGCTGGTGCGCAGGGACGACATCCACAGAAAGAGACTCCACAACACGATAGCGCTGGCCGCCCTGGCCTACTGCGCCAAGAAGATCTACGAACTCTACGCGGTATGAGCACACTCTG contains the following coding sequences:
- the LOC109898243 gene encoding transmembrane protein 11, mitochondrial isoform X2, producing MASLGRRRGVQVNRERGVMAATDCYIVHEIYNGENAQDQFEYELEQALEAQYKYIVIEPTRIGDETARWIAVGNCLHKMAVLSGTACLLTPLSLPPEYSRYVALPTGALSMACSTLYGISWQFDPCCKYQVEYNSQKLSRLPLHTLTSSTPVVLVRRDDIHRKRLHNTIALAALAYCAKKIYELYAV
- the LOC109898243 gene encoding transmembrane protein 11, mitochondrial isoform X1; the encoded protein is MASLGRRRGVQVNRERGVMAATDCYIVHEIYNGENAQDQFEYELEQALEAQYKYIVIEPTRIGDETARWIAVGNCLHKMAVLSGTACLLTPLSLPPEYSRYVALPTGALSMACSTLYGISWQFDPCCKYQVEYNSQKLSRLPLHTLTSSTPVVLVRRDDIHRKRLHNTIALAALAYCAKKIYELYAIFVF
- the LOC109898243 gene encoding transmembrane protein 11, mitochondrial isoform X3, which produces MAATDCYIVHEIYNGENAQDQFEYELEQALEAQYKYIVIEPTRIGDETARWIAVGNCLHKMAVLSGTACLLTPLSLPPEYSRYVALPTGALSMACSTLYGISWQFDPCCKYQVEYNSQKLSRLPLHTLTSSTPVVLVRRDDIHRKRLHNTIALAALAYCAKKIYELYAIFVF